In Zingiber officinale cultivar Zhangliang chromosome 11B, Zo_v1.1, whole genome shotgun sequence, a single window of DNA contains:
- the LOC122034418 gene encoding copper-transporting ATPase HMA4-like yields the protein MEQNGKDSLTAPLLQSPESVAVNFSQGSWRSDKSTRKVTFRIGGMECASCAASIESVVGNMKGVESVLVSPLQGQAVIKYRPEFINAKRIKEAIEDLNFEVNEFPDQDIAVCRVRIKGMACTSCSESVERALLMVDGVKKAVVGLALEEAKIHFDPNVTDSPRLLEAIEDAGFGAELINSGDDANKVHLKVEGFHSPEDATIIKSHLEAVEGVNHVEIDEVNHKVTVAYDPDLTGPRFLIECIQEAGSTPNLYHASLYTTTRARETERQHETIAYRNQFLWSCLFSVPVFLFSMILPMFLPFGDWLSYKLYHNLNIGMLLRWVFCTPVQFIIGWRFYMGSYHALRRASANMDVLVALGTNAAYFYSIYILIKALTSEFFEGQDFFETSSMLISFILLGKYLEVVAKGKTSDALAKLTELAPDTAILLTLDADGNIISETEISTQLLQRNDVIKIVPGSKVPVDGVVVKGQSHVNESMITGEANPIAKRTGDKVIGGTVNENGCIIVKATHVGSETALSQIVQLVEVAQLARAPVQKLADKISRFFVPTVVIAAFVTWLGWFIPGEAQLYPRSWIPKAMDAFELALQFGISVLVVACPCALGLATPTAVMVATGKGASQGILIKGGNALEKAHKVKTVIFDKTGTLTVGRPTVVQTKIFTKMSLLELCELATAAEINSEHPLAKAVIEHSKKLQQQYGSHNDHLREAKDFEVHPSTGVSASIGGKRVLVGNKRLMLSSQVPVSPEIEDYTFDMEHLARTCVLVAVDGVIHGAFAVSDPLKPEAGRVVSFLNSMGISSIMVTGDNWATATAIAKEVGINKVFAETDPVGKADKIRDLQAKGLTVAMVGDGINDSPALVAADVGMAIGAGTDIAIEAADVVLIKSNLEDVVTAIDLSRRTLARIRLNYVWALGYNVLGMPIAAGILYPFTGIRLPPWLAGACMAASSISVVCSSLLLQSYKKPLQIQDAEISGDYLNSV from the exons atGGAACAGAATGGGAAGGATAGTCTTACAGCACCACTTCTTCAATCCCCTGAGAGCGTTGCTGTTAATTTTTCACAAGGATCATGGCGAAGTGATAAGAGCACGAGGAAGGTCACTTTTAGAATTGGTGGAATGGAATGTGCCTCTTGTGCAGCATCAATAGAATCTGTTGTGGGGAATATGAAGGGAGTTGAGAGTGTGTTGGTATCTCCTCTTCAAGGCCAAGCAGTTATAAAATACAGGCCTGAATTTATAAAT GCAAAAAGAATCAAAGAGGCTATAGAAGACTTGAACTTTGAAGTCAATGAATTTCCAGACCAAGATATTGCTGTATGTCGGGTTCGAATCAAAGGAATGGCCTGCACAAGCTGTTCTGAGTCAGTTGAGAGAGCACTTCTCATGGTTGATGGTGTTAAAAAGGCTGTAGTTGGCCTTGCTCTTGAAGAAGCGAAGATACACTTTGATCCCAATGTCACCGATTCTCCTCGCCTATTAGAAGCTATTGAGGATGCAGGGTTTGGAGCTGAGCTCATTAACTCTGGAGATGATGCCAATAAGGTTCATCTAAAAGTTGAAGGTTTTCATTCTCCAGAAGATGCCACAATTATCAAGTCTCATCTTGAAGCAGTGGAGGGTGTAAACCATGTCGAAATCGACGAAGTGAATCATAAAGTAACAGTTGCATATGATCCTGATCTTACAGGCCCCAGGTTCCTTATCGAATGCATACAAGAAGCTGGTAGTACCCCAAACTTATATCATGCCAGCTTGTATACAACAACCAGAGCGAGAGAAACAGAACGACAGCATGAAACTATAGCCTACAGAAACCAGTTTCTCTGGAGTTGTCTGTTCTCAGTTCCAGTGTTCCTCTTCTCTATGATACTTCCTATGTTTCTGCCATTTGGGGATTGGCTAAGCTACAAACTCTACCATAATCTAAACATAGGAATGCTACTCAGATGGGTATTTTGTACACCTGTGCAGTTCATTATTGGCTGGAG GTTCTATATGGGTTCTTATCATGCATTGAGACGGGCATCGGCAAACATGGATGTTTTGGTTGCATTAGGAACAAATGCTGCCTATTTCTACTCCATTTACATTTTAATAAAAGCTTTAACCTCAGAATTTTTCGAAGGGCAAGACTTCTTTGAAACCAGTTCTATGTTAATATCTTTTATACTTCTCGGAAAATACTTGGAGGTGGTTGCAAAGGGAAAGACATCAGATGCTTTGGCCAAGCTTACGGAACTTGCTCCTGATACAGCTATTCTGCTAACCTTAGATGCAGACGGAAATATCATTTCAGAAACAGAAATTAGCACTCAGTTATTGCAAAGGAATGATGTGATCAAGATAGTTCCAGGCTCAAAAGTCCCAGTTGATGGGGTTGTCGTAAAGGGTCAAAGCCATGTAAACGAGAGCATGATTACAGGAGAAGCAAATCCCATTGCTAAGAGAACAGGAGATAAG GTGATAGGTGGTACAGTGAATGAGAATGGATGCATAATAGTCAAGGCTACTCATGTTGGATCGGAGACTGCTTTGTCACAGATAGTTCAGTTAGTGGAGGTTGCTCAGCTTGCAAGAGCTCCAGTTCAAAAATTAGCAGATAAGATTTCTAGGTTTTTTGTCCCCACA GTTGTCATCGCTGCTTTTGTCACTTGGCTTGGCTGGTTCATCCCTGGAGAAGCACAACTATATCCCCGCAGCTGGATCCCAAAAGCCATGGATGCATTTGAGCTAGCTTTACAATTTGGAATCTCAGTATTGGTAGTTGCCTGTCCATGTGCTCTAGGACTAGCGACACCAACAGCTGTTATGGTTGCCACTGGGAAAGGTGCATCTCAAGGCATCCTAATAAAAGGCGGTAATGCACTCGAGAAGGCCCATAAG GTCAAAACTGTTATATTCGACAAAACTGGAACCCTAACGGTTGGAAGACCCACAGTTGTTCAGACAAAGATCTTTACAAAGATGTCATTGCTGGAATTATGTGAATTGGCTACTGCTGCAGAG ATTAACAGTGAGCATCCTCTAGCGAAGGCTGTTATAGAACACTCGAAGAAGTTGCAGCAGCAGTATGGATCACACAACGATCACTTACGAGAAGCCAAGGACTTTGAGGTGCATCCCAGCACTGGAGTTAGTGCCAGCATTGGAGGCAAAAGGGTGCTTGTCGGAAACAAGAGGCTCATGCTTTCTTCTCAAGTCCCGGTTAGTCCCGAAATTGAAGATTATACATTTGATATGGAACATTTAGCCAGGACTTGTGTGTTGGTTGCCGTGGATGGTGTCATCCATGGGGCTTTTGCCGTCTCTGATCCCTTGAAGCCCGAAGCTGGCCGTGTAGTTTCATTTCTCAATTCTATGGGCATTTCGAGCATTATGGTGACCGGTGATAACTGGGCTACTGCCACTGCCATTGCAAAAGAGGTTGGAATCAATAAAGTCTTTGCCGAGACCGATCCAGTGGGAAAAGCTGATAAAATCAGGGATTTGCAG GCGAAAGGTTTGACAGTGGCCATGGTTGGTGACGGCATCAATGACTCCCCAGCTTTGGTTGCTGCAGATGTCGGCATGGCAATTGGGGCTGGCACTGACATCGCCATAGAAGCAGCTGACGTGGTTCTCATTAAAAGCAACCTCGAAGATGTGGTGACTGCCATTGATCTATCAAGGAGGACACTTGCTCGGATCCGACTCAACTATGTGTGGGCTCTAGGATACAACGTACTTGGAATGCCTATTGCTGCAG GTATCCTCTACCCGTTCACCGGAATTAGGTTGCCTCCTTGGCTTGCGGGAGCTTGCATGGCGGCCTCGTCTATAAGTGTTGTTTGCTCTTCATTGCTTCTGCAATCATACAAAAAACCATTGCAAATTCAAGATGCTGAGATATCTGGGGACTACTTGAATTCTGTTTAA